Proteins from a single region of Chryseobacterium sp. W4I1:
- a CDS encoding DoxX family protein gives MNNNIAYFVLRLSMGVNLLGHGLARIPKLSVFAEGMTKGFEKSWLPEPFVQTFSTTLPFLEFIIGAMLVAGFKTRIANIAGAVLIIMLLFGSSTVENWEVMGIQMIYAIFFYILITKIDDNCYSLDKKIIDKNDD, from the coding sequence ATGAATAATAACATTGCCTATTTCGTTCTCCGTCTGTCCATGGGCGTTAATCTTCTGGGGCATGGTCTTGCCAGGATTCCCAAACTCTCTGTCTTTGCGGAAGGAATGACGAAGGGCTTTGAAAAAAGCTGGCTTCCGGAACCATTTGTACAGACTTTCAGTACAACACTCCCCTTTCTGGAATTCATTATCGGAGCAATGCTTGTTGCCGGTTTCAAAACCCGTATCGCTAATATTGCAGGAGCTGTACTTATTATTATGTTGCTTTTCGGAAGCAGTACTGTGGAGAACTGGGAAGTAATGGGAATACAGATGATCTATGCCATATTTTTTTATATCCTGATCACTAAAATAGATGATAACTGCTATTCTTTAGACAAAAAAATAATTGATAAAAATGATGATTAG
- a CDS encoding FAD-binding dehydrogenase, producing the protein MEKEFQPNAVIIGAGLAGLTAAMEMTNAGKKVLLIDQETEQNIGGQAFWSFGGLFLINSPQQRRMGIKDSYELALQDWKGTAGFDRKEDYWPRKWAEAYLKFAAYEKYSYISKLGIKLMFMVGWAERGDGSATGHGNSVPRFHVSWGTGTGVVKPFVDKAYEAQKKGLLQMKFRHRVTELIMENGKIKGLKGDVLEDDDKERGAATNRNVVSQFEYHVPHIIIASGGIGANHELVKRNWPERLGRAPENMVCGVPAYVDGKMIGISENAGAHIINPDRMWHYTEGIQNWNPIWPKHGIRILPGPSSLWFDAKGKRLPAPFLPGFDTLGTLKYIQDTGYSYSWFILTQKIIKKEFALSGSEQNPDITNKDYALFLSRIFGKKAPGPVEAFKEHGKDFIVSDHLEDLVKKMNELSGEHLLNYEKIKSQIEARDRELDNKFSKDTQVNYIRNTRNYLGDKLGRVAAPHKILDPKNGPLIAVRLHILTRKTLGGIKTNLNGQVLREDDSIIEGLYAAGEAAGFGGGGMHGYRALEGTFLGGCIFSGMKAGQYIAGL; encoded by the coding sequence ATGGAAAAAGAATTCCAGCCCAACGCGGTTATTATAGGTGCCGGATTAGCAGGACTCACTGCTGCCATGGAAATGACCAATGCCGGAAAAAAAGTCCTTTTAATAGATCAGGAAACTGAACAGAATATAGGAGGACAGGCATTTTGGTCATTTGGAGGCCTTTTTCTGATTAATTCGCCCCAACAGCGCAGAATGGGGATTAAAGATTCTTATGAATTGGCTCTTCAGGACTGGAAAGGGACTGCCGGATTTGACCGCAAAGAAGATTACTGGCCCCGGAAATGGGCGGAAGCTTACCTGAAATTTGCTGCCTATGAGAAGTACAGTTACATCTCTAAACTTGGGATCAAACTGATGTTTATGGTGGGTTGGGCAGAACGTGGCGATGGATCTGCAACAGGCCATGGAAATTCTGTACCCAGATTTCACGTCAGCTGGGGAACCGGTACAGGAGTTGTGAAACCTTTTGTAGATAAAGCTTATGAAGCTCAAAAGAAAGGGCTGCTTCAGATGAAATTCAGGCACAGAGTTACAGAATTGATCATGGAAAATGGTAAAATAAAAGGCCTTAAAGGCGATGTTTTGGAAGATGATGATAAAGAAAGAGGAGCTGCTACCAATAGAAATGTAGTTTCCCAGTTTGAATATCACGTTCCTCACATCATCATTGCGTCAGGAGGTATAGGTGCGAATCATGAACTGGTAAAGAGAAACTGGCCGGAAAGATTAGGCCGTGCCCCGGAAAATATGGTCTGCGGCGTACCGGCTTATGTGGATGGCAAAATGATAGGTATTTCAGAAAATGCGGGTGCTCACATTATTAATCCGGACAGGATGTGGCATTATACAGAGGGAATTCAAAACTGGAACCCGATATGGCCGAAACACGGTATCAGGATACTTCCGGGACCGTCTTCGCTGTGGTTTGATGCTAAAGGTAAACGTCTCCCCGCTCCTTTCCTTCCCGGATTTGATACTCTGGGGACACTGAAATACATACAGGATACAGGTTATTCCTATTCATGGTTTATATTAACGCAAAAGATCATCAAAAAAGAATTTGCCCTTTCAGGATCCGAGCAAAACCCGGATATTACCAATAAAGACTATGCTCTTTTTTTAAGCAGGATCTTCGGAAAAAAAGCGCCTGGGCCCGTGGAAGCTTTTAAGGAACATGGGAAGGATTTTATTGTGTCTGATCATCTTGAGGATCTGGTAAAAAAAATGAATGAATTATCCGGAGAGCATCTTTTGAACTATGAAAAAATAAAATCACAGATTGAAGCCAGGGACAGGGAACTTGATAATAAATTTTCGAAAGATACCCAGGTAAATTATATACGGAATACAAGGAATTATTTAGGTGACAAATTAGGACGTGTAGCCGCACCGCACAAAATACTGGATCCTAAGAACGGGCCTCTGATCGCCGTACGTCTTCATATTCTTACACGCAAAACTTTGGGAGGCATCAAAACAAATCTTAACGGGCAGGTTTTAAGGGAAGATGACAGCATTATAGAAGGATTGTATGCAGCAGGAGAAGCTGCAGGATTTGGAGGCGGAGGCATGCATGGC
- a CDS encoding AraC family transcriptional regulator: protein MKRIVNFSSFNVFSIEKEIWDIEYHNHNFYELIVIESGRGMHHLNGVSFTYKKGDVFLLRPSDAHEFSIRNRTRFIYIKFTEQYVWSNLLAGKKDEVSKMIQLLIEDRSFVYESAIRNKTDREHLLLLAKILLQEFDSKGLYNKEVSSDLFSAIMTIVIRNNIGKGKEQISKGLNSTEKILYYINVNAMDPRKMRISHLAKEFMLSPNYISIYIKKQTGFSIQQHVMQQKIKTAEKLLQQSRYNINEIADQLGFSDASHFNKIFKSYKNRSPSEFRKNEQTV, encoded by the coding sequence GTGAAGCGTATTGTTAATTTCAGTTCGTTCAATGTTTTCAGTATTGAAAAAGAAATCTGGGACATCGAGTACCACAATCATAATTTCTACGAGCTGATTGTTATAGAAAGCGGAAGAGGAATGCATCATCTTAACGGGGTCAGTTTCACCTATAAAAAAGGTGATGTTTTCCTACTCAGGCCAAGTGATGCCCACGAATTTTCTATCCGGAACAGGACCAGATTCATTTATATAAAATTTACAGAACAGTATGTATGGAGCAACCTGCTGGCTGGTAAAAAAGATGAAGTAAGCAAAATGATACAGTTGCTTATAGAAGACCGGTCTTTTGTCTATGAATCCGCAATAAGAAATAAAACGGACAGGGAACATCTTCTGCTGCTTGCTAAAATTCTTCTTCAAGAGTTTGACAGCAAAGGCCTTTACAACAAGGAAGTATCATCAGATCTTTTTTCAGCGATAATGACGATTGTGATCAGAAACAACATAGGTAAAGGGAAAGAACAGATATCAAAAGGATTGAATTCAACTGAAAAGATTCTGTATTATATCAATGTTAATGCAATGGATCCGAGGAAAATGAGAATCAGTCATCTTGCTAAAGAATTTATGCTTTCTCCTAATTATATCAGTATTTATATCAAAAAACAGACAGGATTTTCTATACAGCAGCATGTGATGCAGCAGAAGATAAAAACTGCTGAAAAGCTTTTGCAGCAGAGCCGTTACAACATCAATGAAATTGCAGATCAGCTGGGGTTCAGTGATGCGAGCCATTTTAATAAAATATTCAAAAGCTATAAAAATAGATCTCCTTCAGAATTCAGGAAAAATGAGCAGACGGTCTGA
- a CDS encoding NUDIX domain-containing protein, whose amino-acid sequence MKTSAGILLFKKMGNSISYFLVHPGGPFWKNKDAGAWSIPKGELELGEDPLERAIIEFKEETGKMVQGEFIVLQPVKQKGGKTVYAWALEFDIQTSGLYSNTVEIEWPPRSGKIIEIPEVDRWEWFGSDEAKKRINPAQAAFITELEEMLNKI is encoded by the coding sequence ATGAAAACAAGTGCCGGTATTTTGTTGTTTAAAAAAATGGGGAATAGTATATCCTATTTTCTGGTGCACCCGGGAGGGCCTTTTTGGAAAAATAAAGACGCTGGAGCATGGTCTATTCCTAAAGGTGAATTGGAGCTTGGCGAAGATCCATTAGAACGTGCAATAATTGAGTTTAAAGAAGAAACAGGCAAAATGGTGCAAGGAGAATTCATCGTATTACAGCCTGTTAAACAGAAAGGAGGGAAAACAGTTTATGCATGGGCTTTAGAGTTTGATATTCAAACTTCCGGTCTCTACAGCAATACCGTAGAAATTGAATGGCCACCACGATCTGGCAAAATAATCGAGATCCCGGAAGTAGACCGTTGGGAATGGTTCGGATCTGATGAAGCAAAAAAACGGATCAATCCGGCACAGGCAGCTTTTATAACAGAATTAGAGGAAATGTTGAATAAAATTTGA
- a CDS encoding polysaccharide deacetylase family protein, which yields MTYLKQSAFLVVSVLFLTSFLDHKSKDLSEKTAEAKNTSKKYWPNGAQLVISVSMQFETGGQPEGAESPFSGTPLPKGQPDLPAESWYRYGANEGIYRMLDLWKKYDIKVTSHVVGTAAEKYPEVAKAIAAGGHEVASHGISWDNQWNKSYEEELRFVKEGVNAVEKITGQKAVGYNCNWLRRSPNTLKVLQELGFFTISMT from the coding sequence ATGACATATTTAAAACAATCCGCATTTCTGGTGGTATCAGTGTTATTTCTTACTTCCTTTCTGGACCATAAAAGTAAAGACCTGAGTGAGAAGACCGCAGAAGCCAAAAATACTTCAAAAAAATACTGGCCGAACGGAGCCCAGCTTGTTATCTCTGTATCTATGCAGTTTGAAACTGGCGGTCAGCCGGAAGGTGCAGAAAGCCCTTTCAGTGGGACCCCTCTTCCCAAAGGTCAGCCGGATCTGCCGGCAGAAAGCTGGTACCGTTATGGCGCTAATGAAGGAATTTACCGCATGCTTGATCTTTGGAAAAAGTATGATATAAAAGTGACTTCCCATGTGGTAGGAACTGCTGCTGAAAAATACCCCGAAGTAGCAAAAGCCATTGCAGCCGGGGGACATGAGGTTGCATCTCACGGCATCTCATGGGATAATCAATGGAATAAAAGCTATGAAGAAGAGCTACGCTTTGTAAAAGAAGGAGTGAATGCTGTAGAAAAAATAACGGGACAGAAAGCTGTAGGCTATAACTGCAACTGGCTAAGAAGAAGTCCTAATACCCTGAAAGTTTTGCAGGAGCTAGGTTTCTTTACCATATCGATGACCTGA
- a CDS encoding VIT family protein, which translates to MHHLLEKHYVNRVGWLRAAVLGANDGLLSTTSIVIAVAAAQTDRNTIILAALAGMIAGAMSMAAGEYVSVSSQEDTEKADLLREKRELEEMPEIELRELAKIYEKRGVSKETALQVATELTAHNALEAHARDELGINEITQAKPLQAAVASFGSFAVGALLPFLVSLFAPIHQMVYFQYGFSIIFLMLLGAVSARAGGSKIGIAVLRICFWGTVAMGITALIGHLFGVSVS; encoded by the coding sequence ATGCATCATCTATTGGAAAAACATTATGTGAACAGGGTAGGCTGGCTTCGTGCTGCTGTTCTGGGCGCTAATGACGGTTTGCTGTCCACCACAAGTATCGTTATTGCGGTAGCTGCTGCACAGACAGATCGCAATACTATTATTCTTGCAGCACTGGCGGGAATGATCGCCGGGGCAATGTCTATGGCTGCTGGTGAATATGTATCGGTAAGCTCCCAGGAAGATACCGAGAAAGCAGACCTGCTCCGGGAAAAGAGAGAACTGGAGGAAATGCCGGAAATTGAGCTTAGAGAACTCGCTAAAATTTATGAAAAAAGAGGCGTGAGTAAAGAAACCGCTTTGCAGGTTGCTACTGAACTCACTGCCCACAACGCACTGGAAGCTCACGCAAGGGATGAGCTGGGAATCAATGAAATTACACAGGCAAAACCTTTGCAGGCTGCTGTAGCTTCATTTGGTTCATTTGCTGTCGGGGCCTTATTGCCTTTCCTTGTTTCATTATTTGCTCCCATCCATCAGATGGTGTATTTCCAGTATGGCTTTTCCATTATCTTCCTCATGCTTCTTGGGGCTGTTTCGGCAAGGGCTGGGGGTTCCAAAATTGGAATTGCTGTATTGAGAATTTGTTTCTGGGGAACTGTTGCTATGGGAATAACAGCTTTGATAGGCCATCTTTTCGGTGTAAGCGTTTCTTAA
- a CDS encoding TlpA disulfide reductase family protein codes for MKTILSIFWVLLFTATVTAQQKKIEIGQQAPEIVLSKTDGSSFSLSSLKGRLVLIDFWATWCAPCVGEQPELKNLYNTFSDRVKKQEFEILGVSLDKNKESWEKAIDRFGISWTQVSDLKFWKSPVAKAYEIEELPFNVIIDSQGKIIAKNLHGTDLVNFLTAYLK; via the coding sequence ATGAAAACTATTCTTAGCATTTTTTGGGTATTGCTTTTTACAGCAACTGTTACTGCACAACAGAAAAAAATAGAAATTGGACAGCAGGCTCCTGAAATTGTACTGTCAAAAACAGACGGAAGTTCGTTCTCTCTTTCATCATTAAAAGGACGATTGGTGTTGATTGATTTCTGGGCAACCTGGTGCGCTCCTTGCGTTGGTGAGCAGCCTGAACTTAAAAACCTTTACAATACATTCTCGGATAGGGTGAAGAAACAGGAATTTGAAATCCTGGGAGTTTCCCTTGATAAAAATAAAGAAAGCTGGGAGAAAGCCATAGACCGTTTTGGGATCAGCTGGACACAGGTAAGCGATTTGAAATTCTGGAAAAGCCCTGTTGCAAAGGCTTACGAGATTGAAGAACTTCCTTTCAATGTTATTATAGACAGCCAGGGGAAAATTATTGCCAAGAATCTGCATGGGACAGACCTGGTGAACTTTCTTACTGCTTATTTGAAATAG
- a CDS encoding DNA-3-methyladenine glycosylase, whose product MKLPLPYYLNQDVIFLARDLLGKVLFTEINGNVTAGIIVETEAYFGVLDKASHAYGGRRTERTETLYSPGGVSYVYLCYGIHHLFNIVTSTEGEPHAVLIRAVEPLIGKEIMEFRRNMPASKTAISSGPGSAAKALGIDRSFNKKDLTENEIWIEDHGIRYSDEEIVAGPRIGVAYAQEDALLPWRFYIKGNPYVSKPRS is encoded by the coding sequence TTGAAACTTCCCCTCCCTTACTACCTCAATCAGGATGTCATTTTTCTTGCCCGGGATCTTTTGGGCAAAGTTCTTTTTACGGAGATAAACGGTAATGTGACCGCAGGTATCATTGTAGAAACCGAAGCCTATTTTGGAGTCTTGGATAAAGCTTCTCATGCCTATGGCGGAAGACGAACAGAACGTACTGAAACATTATACAGTCCGGGCGGTGTTTCGTATGTTTATTTATGTTACGGAATTCATCATCTTTTTAATATCGTTACCTCCACAGAAGGCGAACCGCACGCAGTACTCATCAGAGCGGTAGAACCATTAATAGGTAAAGAAATCATGGAGTTCAGGAGAAATATGCCAGCTTCTAAAACGGCCATTTCCTCCGGACCGGGTTCTGCGGCTAAAGCTTTGGGAATAGACCGGTCTTTCAATAAGAAAGACCTCACCGAAAATGAAATATGGATAGAAGATCACGGGATCAGGTATTCCGATGAAGAGATCGTTGCAGGACCGCGCATCGGAGTAGCTTATGCTCAGGAAGATGCCCTCCTTCCCTGGCGCTTTTACATTAAAGGAAATCCATATGTAAGTAAACCAAGATCTTAA
- a CDS encoding alkaline phosphatase has product MDRRKFLKGSALLSGLFTINPVDLLANPIKEVPDLKGRAKNIIFMISDGMSSGTLAMANLYSQNILGKNGNWMNLYQQNKVSRALMDTASASSIVTDSAAASSSFGGGVRVKNGVLNVGANGEKYVPIWQKFKKAGKKTGCVTTVTITHATPAGFCVNSDSRNAENEIAEMYAEIGFDVMMGGGDEFFNPLKREDKKDIYGLYKQKGYQVFKKKSDLKNVEKGKKILGVFNSGALPYSIDKAHIPELQATPSLAEMAQTAIDQMKDHKEGFVLQIEGGKVDWAAHANDIAALIHDQLAFDEAIKTVMDFAEKDQNTLVIITTDHGNANPGTIYGADASKNFNSISNYQYTNEYILNTIHPDFNLQQMKDWIYETNKIRLADDEAKHLLSFYSGLEKQETGIYNYKKLPFKAYSDIQRKYNSVGWISMDHSGDYVEAAVYGPGKELLPPFIKNTDLHYLMLKAAQI; this is encoded by the coding sequence ATGGACAGACGTAAATTTTTAAAAGGTTCAGCACTTTTATCAGGATTATTCACAATAAATCCTGTTGATCTTTTAGCTAATCCTATAAAGGAAGTTCCGGATCTGAAAGGAAGGGCTAAAAACATCATTTTCATGATCAGTGATGGGATGAGTTCTGGAACTCTGGCAATGGCGAACCTGTATTCCCAAAATATTCTGGGTAAAAACGGAAACTGGATGAATCTGTACCAGCAAAATAAAGTTTCAAGAGCTTTAATGGACACCGCTTCAGCAAGTTCTATAGTAACAGATTCTGCGGCGGCAAGTTCGTCTTTCGGAGGGGGAGTACGGGTGAAAAACGGAGTGCTCAACGTGGGTGCGAATGGTGAAAAATATGTCCCGATCTGGCAGAAGTTTAAAAAAGCCGGGAAAAAGACCGGCTGCGTAACAACTGTAACGATTACCCATGCCACTCCAGCAGGATTTTGTGTAAATTCAGACAGCAGAAATGCAGAAAATGAAATCGCGGAAATGTATGCTGAGATTGGCTTTGATGTAATGATGGGCGGTGGTGATGAGTTTTTTAATCCTTTAAAAAGAGAAGATAAAAAAGATATTTATGGTCTTTACAAACAGAAAGGATACCAGGTTTTTAAGAAGAAATCTGATCTGAAAAATGTGGAAAAAGGAAAGAAGATCCTAGGCGTTTTTAATTCCGGAGCTTTACCCTATTCTATTGATAAAGCTCATATTCCAGAGCTTCAGGCGACGCCTTCACTGGCTGAAATGGCCCAGACAGCGATTGATCAGATGAAAGACCATAAGGAAGGCTTCGTCCTGCAGATTGAAGGCGGAAAAGTAGACTGGGCAGCCCACGCCAATGATATTGCAGCATTGATCCACGATCAGCTTGCTTTTGATGAAGCGATAAAAACAGTGATGGATTTTGCAGAAAAGGATCAAAATACACTGGTGATCATTACAACAGATCATGGAAATGCCAACCCCGGGACCATTTACGGAGCAGATGCCTCGAAAAATTTCAACAGCATTTCCAATTACCAATACACTAATGAGTATATTCTGAATACCATTCATCCGGATTTTAATCTTCAGCAGATGAAAGACTGGATCTATGAGACCAACAAAATACGTCTCGCAGATGATGAAGCGAAACATTTACTTAGCTTTTATTCCGGACTTGAAAAACAGGAGACTGGAATTTACAATTATAAAAAGCTTCCTTTTAAAGCCTATTCGGATATTCAGAGAAAGTATAATTCTGTAGGCTGGATCAGTATGGATCATTCCGGAGATTATGTGGAAGCCGCAGTTTACGGGCCTGGAAAAGAACTTCTTCCTCCTTTTATTAAAAATACAGACTTACATTATCTGATGTTAAAGGCTGCACAGATATAA
- a CDS encoding MerC domain-containing protein, which translates to MKSKILDAVGISAAVLCLIHCIIFPLLMIIPLGIAHNPYIDLSFLIIGAAVVYRVTRNMKNKWLKLMFWFSIFLISISVLADLIFEIHIPLIYLGAAGLITGHIINFKNHKH; encoded by the coding sequence ATGAAATCAAAAATTCTGGATGCTGTAGGAATTTCAGCAGCGGTACTCTGTCTCATTCACTGTATTATTTTTCCTTTGTTAATGATTATTCCTTTAGGAATAGCCCATAATCCTTATATTGATCTGTCCTTCCTCATCATTGGTGCTGCAGTAGTCTACAGGGTTACCAGAAATATGAAAAATAAATGGCTGAAACTTATGTTTTGGTTTTCAATATTTCTTATCTCAATTTCTGTTCTGGCTGATCTGATATTCGAGATCCATATTCCCTTAATTTATTTAGGAGCAGCAGGATTAATTACCGGACATATCATCAACTTTAAAAATCACAAGCATTAA
- a CDS encoding rhodanese-like domain-containing protein produces MRYLFMMTCLVCSMFGKISAQQKQDPWNENQLMNPAVLAAKIVKNETKDIVIISVGPEAIIKGSVDIGPTHEPENLEKLRNYLKNIPKEKEIVIYCGCCPFVKCPNIRPAFNLLQELGFKNAKLLNLPKNIKVDWLDKDYPTND; encoded by the coding sequence ATGAGATATTTGTTTATGATGACATGCCTGGTCTGCTCTATGTTCGGAAAAATTTCTGCACAGCAGAAGCAGGATCCCTGGAACGAAAATCAATTGATGAATCCAGCTGTTTTAGCTGCAAAAATTGTAAAAAACGAGACAAAAGATATCGTCATTATTTCTGTAGGACCGGAGGCTATTATTAAGGGTTCTGTAGACATTGGTCCTACACATGAGCCAGAAAACCTTGAAAAACTCAGAAATTATCTTAAAAACATTCCAAAAGAAAAGGAAATTGTCATTTACTGTGGTTGCTGCCCGTTTGTAAAATGTCCCAACATTCGTCCTGCATTCAATTTATTACAGGAATTGGGTTTCAAAAATGCAAAGCTTCTCAACCTGCCAAAGAACATTAAAGTAGACTGGCTGGATAAAGATTATCCTACAAATGATTAA
- a CDS encoding Fur family transcriptional regulator, translating to MKQIRNTHAKTEILNVIIDSEVALSHSDIQKKLGDLCNRVTTYRVLERLENEGLVHKIVNIDGVVNFAKCSGRCKEGKHFHNHLHFNCKECHSVTCIENVIPEISLPPDFIAQEYNFIVSGICPKCVKA from the coding sequence ATGAAACAGATCAGAAATACCCACGCTAAAACTGAAATTTTAAATGTCATCATTGATTCTGAAGTGGCTTTATCTCACTCGGATATTCAGAAGAAATTAGGAGATCTGTGTAACCGGGTCACCACTTATCGTGTTCTGGAAAGGCTTGAAAATGAAGGCTTGGTTCACAAAATAGTTAATATAGACGGTGTTGTTAATTTTGCAAAGTGCAGCGGAAGATGTAAGGAAGGAAAGCACTTTCACAATCACCTACATTTCAACTGCAAAGAATGTCATTCCGTTACCTGTATTGAAAATGTGATTCCTGAGATTAGCCTGCCACCGGATTTTATAGCCCAGGAATATAATTTCATTGTAAGCGGGATCTGTCCGAAATGTGTAAAGGCTTAG
- a CDS encoding lmo0937 family membrane protein: MRNLLWLVAVICIVVWLLGMLGVIPGISTGYLVHVLLVIAIIVVLYNIISGKKPL; encoded by the coding sequence ATGAGAAATTTATTATGGTTAGTAGCCGTCATTTGCATCGTCGTTTGGCTTCTGGGAATGTTAGGAGTTATACCGGGAATAAGTACTGGATATTTAGTACATGTTCTTTTGGTCATTGCCATTATTGTCGTACTTTACAACATTATCTCCGGCAAAAAGCCTCTTTAA